From the genome of Mucispirillum schaedleri ASF457:
ACCACAAGGATAATTCCACCTGCAATTCTTAATTCATTAAGAGATATCCTGAACATATACTCCATTACAACAGGTCCTGCAAAAAGAAATATCATCACTATAACAAAAGCTGTAATAATGATATTTCTAAAAAGGTGCTGCCTTGTTTTTACAGGCATACCGTCAGTCATAGAAATAAACTGCGGCAGGTTTCCAAAAGGATTCATAACTGCAATAATTGCAATAGCTGCTAAAAATACAGCATATATAGCTGATTCAATATTAGTAAACATAGTCTTTGCTGCCTTATAAAAAATATTTTATGCAATATATACTTTTTATAATTAATAGCAAGTAAAAATATATAATCAGCACCCTATTTTAATTTAAAACTAAAGAACTAATAAATCGGACCAAAAAGATATTTTTTAGTTGCAAATATGTAGAAATAATGTATACTATTCAAATGAAGACATATTGAAGGGCAGCATTTTTATTACTTTTGTATGATATATGTATATTATACAGTGGTATTTTTATCCTTTGCCAATCTTTATATTTAATTACCTTATGTATGAAATCAGCAGATAAAATTTGTTTAAAAAGCTGATAATAATAAATAACTCCTGTCTTAATAAGTATTATATTTATGAATATGAAATATGATGTATCTTTATTGATTTATATTTTATTTAATATTGATTAATAAGGCTAAAATATATAAAGGAGGTTTTATATGAGGTTTATGTCCACGGTATGCATTACAGCCTTGGTATCTGCCATTATGCTTCTTTCTGTCACAGAAAGTTATGCATATAAGGGAGATGAGTTTATCACACCAGACAGCTGGAACAGGCATATCACATCAAATGGTATAAAGTCAACAATGAACGGCATATCCTTTGGGGATACGGGTCTTCTGAAAATAGGCTTAACAACCCGTGCAAAATTAAGGTTCAGTGATGAGACAGACTTTCCAATTTATCAGTATGCCCGTCTTAGATTAAGCGGTGTTCAGGCAGGAGAAGGCGAGTTTGTGCTTAATCTTAATATGCGTGGAGCCTATGATGATACCCCAGCAATAGGCGACAGAACATACCACAGGTTTTACAGCGGCCTGTATGCGTCCCGCTCTTATAATGAATATACGAGAAGTGTTAAATCATTAGATGGCGATTTCAGGATATATCAAGGTAACATAGAGCTTAAAAATGTTATTCCAATTACCGATATTTCTTTGGGCAGAATATATTTACAGCAGATAGACGGTTATAAAATAGATGGAGCTAATATTAAATTAACCCCATCAGAATATTTTAATATAGGTGTATACTACGGTTTACCTGTGAGCTATTACAGTGATTTACAGACACAGGTAGTGGGAACAAATATAGAAATCCCAGTAGCATCCAGCGGGACAAGTCTGAAATTAGCATACAGCTATTTTATGAAGCTCAACAGTGGGGGGGGGAATCCAGACACCCATGTAGCTAGAGCACGGCTGGACCAGTCATTAAATTTTAATCCAATATCAGCATCCTTCTACGCAGAAGGAGACCTAATCGGCGAAGCCTTTGTATATGAAGTAGGTTTTGATGCAGACATACATGCAAGCAAAACGGGCATATCAGCATATATCAATGGTCAAGCTACACATAATGAAAACCCAGTAAACACATATGTATCTTTATACGAAGGGATATTAAGCTCCAGCGAATATGTTATGGGCGGTTTTAAAATATCACAAGGTATAGTAGACAAACTTCTTTTAGGCATAGGCTATGAGGGCAGGTTTAATTTCAGCACAGCTTATGGCGACCGAGATTACCACAGAGTATTTGCGAATTTAGACTTAGTGGGCTTAATTCATAGAAACAACTATCTGAGCTTAATAGTAGACTATTACAATGTTCCAGAGATAAAACATCAAAACGGCAATGAGAGAGTAGTAGGCGGCTTTAGAATGACACAGGTATTCCTTGAAAACTTAGAAGGCTGGATAGGAGTAAATGTTCAGAACTTCCAGTATAGAAACAGCCCAGTCAAAATGAACGGTATGCGTGGCATGTGGAATGAAATCAACCAGCGTAAAAACAGCGAAAACACAACCCTTGCCTATATTGGTGGAGTATATAAACCAGCAGAGTGGTGTGCCTTACAGCTGGACTATGTATTTGAATATGCAGACCTTTTTAAGAATGCAGATTTACAGCCAGACAGCCACACAGTAGAAATGTGGGTTAATTTTATATGGTAGGGGGAGTGATAAAATGAAACAATTATTTATAACGGCAGCAGCATTTATGCTTGCAGTAACATTTGTCTATGCAGTAGACAGCACGAAACCAACATATCATACTTCAGACTGGGAGATAAAACATGGTCAGGCAGCAAAAGCTAACGATACAGAATGCTTTACCTGTCACGAAGAGCGAGTAGAATGTATATCCTGTCATGAAGATACTCCGCCCCGCAACCATACCAGTTCATTTGTCAACAGAACTCACGGCATACAGGCAAGGTGGAATAAGACCTACTGCCAGACATGTCACAGGCAGGATTACTGTGATTCATGTCATGAGAATTCCTTTCCATTAAGTCACACAAGGTCAGGCTTTGGAGATATATCAGCAGCAGGCTTTCACTGCCAGACAAGCTGTCAGCTTCCAACATCAAACTGGAACAGCACTCCAGCCCAAAACTGTATTGTGTGCCATAAAACTAGACCTGTAACAACTAAATCAGGCATACCACATCCACAAAGTGATGCTGATATGTATAAATAAAATTATAAAAAAGGAGAAAAAATATGAAAAAATTGCATTTAATAATGTTTACTGCTGTGCTGCTTTTAATTACTGCTTGTGCAGAGCAAAACCCTAATGAAGATTTATATGGTGGGAACCCAAATGACCCTGGCTATTCAGCAGGTCACTATGTATTTGATAACAGCTCTATTTTTAATGGAGGTAGTCCTGCTACTGGCGGTCGTCTAAATGCAAGTATTACTAATGTAGACCAAACTGAATATAGTAGCATTAAAGATAATGCCACTGCATTAAAATATGATTTTGAAGATTATGGGAATAGAAATTTTAATTTGTTATACAGATGGAAATCTTCTATAGTTTATAGTGATGATAAAACAAAAATGTATGGCCCAACAATACAGGCTGGCAGATTACCTAAAGATGGGGCATATATTCCTAAACCTAATGAACTTGTAAGACAAGATACTATACCTGTGGTAACTATGTCAGGCGTTTCTTTCCCACATGAAACTCACCGTCATGTACTTGCTGGTATAAATTTTATGGGTAAAGATGGTAAACATTTTGTTCCTATTAGCAATTGTATGGTATGTCATCCTAACTTTGATTTTCATAATTATGAGACTCCTAGTGCAATATTTATGCAGGATAATTTGACAAAAGGTAATAAAACAATTCAAGGTGCAACTCTTGCAACTAACCCAGCTCACGAGTTTTGCTGGAACTCATGTCATACTAAAATTGCAGAGCCAACAGTGGCACCAAAAACAACAGATTGTAATTCATGCCATAGGATACAGAGTAGTGGCAATATTCAATATCCAACACCAACAGTGAAGTAAAAGTTTATTTATATATTAAGTGTGGCTTATACCATAAGCCACACAATTTATAATATTAGATACTTTACCTTTCAGGCTTAACATGACATGGAAGCAGTCTCAATAAGACCTAACAATACAGCTCTATTATACAATAAACTTATATGTTTGTATAAATCTAAATATATAAGTTACTATACTAATTCACACATATTGTCATTCTGAGCATAGCGAAGAATCTATATGTATAAATTTCAATAATTATAAATACTATTTATAAAACTGTTGCAGTTTTTATATTCTAGATACTTTGAACTTACCCAAAAATTTTGAACTAAGCCACTAAATAAATTTCTTTTTCCTGTAAAGGTGTAAGTCCATTAGCTTTTATTCTGTAATTATTATAGAAATCAATATATTTTTCAAGTTCATATTTAAACTGTTCTATATTTTTGAATTTGTTAATATAAACCAATTCACATTTTAAAGTAGCAAAGAAACTTTCCATAACAGCATTATCATAGCAGTTGCCACGCCTTGACATACTCTGCTCTATATTATTTTCCTTTAATAACTTTCTAAATTGATTAGCCTGATATAATATACCCTGGTCTGAATGTATCATTAACCCTGTTGTATCTTTTGTTTTATCTATTGCCTGTTTTAAATTATCTATTACCATTTCTTCATTATTATATTTGCTTACACTGTATGCTGTTATTTCTCTGTTATACAAATCCATTATTGCTGATAAATACACCTTTTCATTATTAATTTTTATCTCTGCCACATCTGTTACCCATTTTAAACATGGTTTCTCACTTGTAAAGGCTCTGTTTAATTTATTGCTGCATATATGACTTACTCTGCCTTGTTTATACCTTTTCTTAACCCTGATTAGTGATGAAATTTTTAGTTCTTTCATCAATTTATACACTGTCTTCCTGTCATAAGTATAACCCAGTTTCTCTAATGCCTTTGTTATTCTTGGATAGCCGTAAGTCTTGTTAGATTTTTCATATATTTCTAATATATATGCCTTGACTTCTGCATATTTATCTAATGCAGCAGGCTTTTTAACATTATAATAGTAAGTGCTTCTTTTCATATTACTCACAGACAACAGGATATCCAAACTGTAATACAGCCTTAATGCAGTTATTATTTGTGCTTTTTCTGTTGAACTCTCTGTTCCTTTGACTGCATTAAGGCTTCCAGCTTTTTTAAATATGCATTCTCCGCTGACTTGTAATAAAGCTCTTTTTCAAGCTCTGATATTCTCTCTTTTAATTGTCTTACTTCTTCACTATCATCTGATTTAGTGAGTTTAATATCAGTAGAGTTTGAGTGTTTACTCTTTTTACTGTTCGGGATATTCTTATCTGACATATTATCTCCAATAAACTTACTGCAAAACTTATTCCAGTCATATATTACTGATGCTGATGGTATATTAAAATATAGTGCTGTCTGCTCATAACTTAAATTATTTGATGCCTTATAAGTTAACACATTTAATTTAAAATCTCTACTATATTCATTGCGGGTAAAGCTATGATGTAAACTTGATTCGCCTGAATGCTTATATCTGTTATAGATATTACATATTACTCCTTTATGAATTTTACAGCATCTTGATAATTCACTGGCACTCATTATACCGCTTTCTAAGACTGTTACTATAAACTTCTTAAACTCATAGCTGTATTTTCTTGCCATATACACTCCTTATATGGCTCGTCCAACTTTTTTGGGTAAGTTCACTTTGCTTAAAAATCAAGCTCAGTATGACACGGCAGCAGGCTCATTATGATATTTAAGTAAAAGTATTGACATTTATTCTATAATAAAAGATATTATTATAAATAAAAAAATTAGGAGTTTTAAAATATGAAAAAGGCAGTATCTACTAATAAAGCACCGCAGGCAATAGGTCCGTATTCACAAGGTGTCTCTTTTGGAGATTTAATTTTTACATCAGGTCAAATTCCTGTAAACCCTGCATCATCTGAAATTCCATCTGGTATTAAAGAGCAGACAAAACAGGTATTATCAAATATTTCTGCAGTGCTTGAAGCCGCAGGCAGCTCTATGGATAAAGTATTAAAAACAACTGTATATATTAAAGATATGAATGATTTTGCAGCTATGAATGAAGTATATTCATCATTTTTTAAAGAGCCGTTTCCTGCCCGCACAACAGTAGAAGTATCAAGACTTCCAAAAGATGTATTTGTTGAAATAGAAGCTGTAGCTTATAAATAAAAAGTTCCGCCTGCTTTTTTGCAGGCGGAATAGGAGAGTGGGACAGCCAGCTGGATAAACTGGCTGTTTAAAACAAGATATAAAATGGAAGTCGTTAAGCTATTTAGTAGCCTCAACTCTTTCCTGTTGAGTTAAAGAAGCAAGTTTTTTTACTTTTTCAACATCAAGTTTTAAAGCATTTGCAACCTTTGTGCCGTAATCTGCACTGGCTTTATAAAACAATGCTGTCTGCCTGTATTGTATATTTTCTTTTGCATCCCCTAAATGACCTGCGATATTTGATACAGTATTTGCTTTTTCGCTGTCATTCATTACCCTGTCAAAAAGCACGCCTGCTTGAATAAAGTCTACATCTTCTAATGGTCTGTCGTGCATACCAAGAGATGCAGATATGT
Proteins encoded in this window:
- a CDS encoding cytochrome c3 family protein, whose product is MKKLHLIMFTAVLLLITACAEQNPNEDLYGGNPNDPGYSAGHYVFDNSSIFNGGSPATGGRLNASITNVDQTEYSSIKDNATALKYDFEDYGNRNFNLLYRWKSSIVYSDDKTKMYGPTIQAGRLPKDGAYIPKPNELVRQDTIPVVTMSGVSFPHETHRHVLAGINFMGKDGKHFVPISNCMVCHPNFDFHNYETPSAIFMQDNLTKGNKTIQGATLATNPAHEFCWNSCHTKIAEPTVAPKTTDCNSCHRIQSSGNIQYPTPTVK
- a CDS encoding IS3 family transposase — encoded protein: MFKKAGSLNAVKGTESSTEKAQIITALRLYYSLDILLSVSNMKRSTYYYNVKKPAALDKYAEVKAYILEIYEKSNKTYGYPRITKALEKLGYTYDRKTVYKLMKELKISSLIRVKKRYKQGRVSHICSNKLNRAFTSEKPCLKWVTDVAEIKINNEKVYLSAIMDLYNREITAYSVSKYNNEEMVIDNLKQAIDKTKDTTGLMIHSDQGILYQANQFRKLLKENNIEQSMSRRGNCYDNAVMESFFATLKCELVYINKFKNIEQFKYELEKYIDFYNNYRIKANGLTPLQEKEIYLVA
- a CDS encoding RidA family protein encodes the protein MKKAVSTNKAPQAIGPYSQGVSFGDLIFTSGQIPVNPASSEIPSGIKEQTKQVLSNISAVLEAAGSSMDKVLKTTVYIKDMNDFAAMNEVYSSFFKEPFPARTTVEVSRLPKDVFVEIEAVAYK